A stretch of the Haloarcula ordinaria genome encodes the following:
- a CDS encoding histidine kinase N-terminal 7TM domain-containing protein: MAVSVPWLAVGSVASGLGSLYLLAQLREHRGKPGADWFVATIATITVWCVAYGVATLVADPTVHLALEMVVWLCLTWIGFFFLAFALGYTGRTALLEGWVFRAGLAVPVATSALVLTNPLHGLVWQEFRVVESLGGAAAEYAILPVGNVAVLVAMLFVSFGTLLVFDTVVSYGPLYRREAIAVGLSPIPPGFALLAWAGGVGPVASLTTVMFLPHIALDTYAFVRSDMFEFHPATRRAGERAAIDDIATPVAIVDVDGRVVNLNPAAERMLAVDKQPALTTPLGDLLVGDSVSADGQPAQVTVENGGSPREYKVRQTELRDESGTQLGYTVVFQDVTDEIRRERRLEVLNRFLRHNVRNEGVVIQARAELLAEDLTGEHADYAATIGAAVDRLVESGTKARTLSEVGADDEALVSVDLRRAVTAAVDGLTDVHGGEVTVSVPETLALTTQPELLDVLVENLVENGLEHADDATVDVTAATDGEDVVLTVSDDGPGVPEHELAVLERGRETDLDHGSGMGLWLVRWAATALGGTLSFDTSDGTTATVRLPRDRTASGP, translated from the coding sequence ATGGCTGTCAGCGTCCCCTGGCTCGCCGTCGGGTCGGTCGCCTCGGGGCTGGGCTCGCTCTACCTGCTCGCCCAGCTGCGCGAGCATCGGGGGAAACCCGGCGCGGATTGGTTCGTCGCCACCATCGCGACCATCACGGTGTGGTGTGTCGCCTACGGCGTCGCCACGCTGGTGGCCGACCCGACGGTCCACCTCGCCCTGGAGATGGTCGTCTGGCTCTGTCTGACCTGGATCGGCTTCTTCTTCCTGGCCTTCGCGCTGGGGTACACCGGTCGGACGGCGCTGCTGGAGGGATGGGTCTTTCGAGCCGGACTGGCGGTCCCGGTGGCGACGTCGGCGCTGGTGCTCACGAACCCGCTGCACGGGCTGGTCTGGCAGGAGTTCCGCGTCGTCGAATCGCTGGGCGGTGCGGCGGCCGAGTACGCTATCCTGCCCGTCGGCAACGTCGCCGTCCTCGTCGCGATGCTGTTCGTCAGTTTCGGGACGCTGCTCGTCTTTGACACCGTGGTCAGTTACGGGCCGCTTTACCGGCGTGAGGCCATCGCCGTCGGGTTGAGCCCCATCCCGCCGGGCTTCGCGCTGCTGGCGTGGGCCGGCGGCGTCGGGCCGGTGGCCAGCCTGACGACGGTCATGTTCCTGCCCCACATCGCGCTGGACACGTACGCGTTCGTCCGCAGCGACATGTTCGAGTTCCACCCGGCGACGCGACGGGCGGGCGAGCGGGCGGCCATCGACGACATCGCGACGCCGGTGGCCATCGTCGACGTCGACGGCCGGGTCGTCAACCTCAACCCCGCCGCCGAGCGGATGCTCGCCGTGGACAAGCAGCCGGCGCTGACCACGCCACTCGGCGACCTGCTGGTCGGCGACAGCGTCAGCGCCGACGGCCAGCCAGCCCAGGTGACCGTCGAGAACGGCGGGTCGCCCCGCGAGTACAAGGTCCGCCAGACCGAACTGCGCGACGAGTCCGGGACCCAACTGGGCTACACCGTGGTGTTCCAGGACGTCACCGACGAGATCCGCCGCGAGCGACGGCTCGAAGTGCTCAACCGCTTTCTCCGGCACAACGTCCGCAACGAGGGCGTCGTCATCCAGGCGCGGGCAGAACTGCTCGCCGAGGACCTGACCGGCGAGCACGCCGACTACGCCGCGACCATCGGGGCCGCGGTGGACCGTCTCGTCGAGTCGGGGACGAAGGCGCGGACGCTCTCGGAGGTCGGTGCCGACGACGAGGCGCTGGTGTCGGTGGACCTCCGTCGGGCGGTCACCGCTGCGGTCGACGGGCTCACCGACGTGCACGGAGGTGAGGTGACCGTGTCGGTGCCCGAGACCCTCGCGCTGACGACCCAGCCCGAACTGCTCGACGTCCTGGTCGAGAACCTCGTCGAGAACGGGCTGGAACACGCCGACGACGCGACCGTCGACGTCACGGCGGCGACCGACGGCGAGGACGTCGTCCTCACGGTCAGCGACGACGGTCCCGGGGTGCCGGAGCACGAGCTCGCGGTCCTCGAGCGCGGCCGCGAGACGGACCTGGACCACGGCAGCGGGATGGGGCTGTGGCTGGTCCGCTGGGCGGCCACCGCGCTGGGCGGGACGCTCTCGTTCGACACGAGCGACGGGACGACGGCCACGGTCAGACTGCCGCGGGACCGGACCGCCAGCGGACCGTAG
- the hisH gene encoding imidazole glycerol phosphate synthase subunit HisH translates to MNARQTAAEVVVVDYGLGNLRSVTRGLERAGADVTLSEDPAEFARADGVVLPGVGAFSEGMENAGPFRETLVEQAEAGTPLFGICLGMQMLLTTSEEADHAGQGDAEGLDLVPGKNVRFSRDQTVPHMGWNELDVQRDHPLVEGIDGQYAYFVHSYYAVPDDEGAVVATTDYGVDFASIVANEAGNVFGTQFHPEKSGETGLHILRNFVDYCVEKR, encoded by the coding sequence ATGAACGCCAGACAGACCGCCGCGGAGGTGGTCGTCGTCGACTACGGACTGGGGAACCTCCGGAGCGTCACGCGCGGCCTGGAGCGCGCCGGCGCGGACGTGACCCTCTCCGAGGACCCGGCAGAGTTCGCGCGGGCCGACGGCGTCGTCCTCCCCGGCGTTGGCGCCTTCTCCGAGGGGATGGAGAACGCCGGCCCGTTCCGCGAGACGCTGGTCGAACAGGCCGAGGCAGGCACGCCGCTCTTCGGCATCTGTCTCGGGATGCAGATGCTGCTGACCACAAGCGAGGAAGCCGACCACGCCGGCCAGGGCGACGCCGAGGGCCTGGACCTCGTCCCTGGAAAGAACGTCCGCTTCAGCCGTGACCAGACGGTCCCGCACATGGGCTGGAACGAACTCGACGTCCAGCGCGACCACCCGCTCGTGGAGGGCATCGACGGCCAGTACGCCTACTTCGTCCACTCGTACTACGCCGTCCCCGACGACGAGGGCGCGGTCGTCGCCACCACCGACTACGGCGTCGACTTCGCCTCTATCGTCGCCAACGAGGCCGGCAACGTCTTCGGGACCCAGTTCCACCCCGAGAAGTCCGGCGAGACGGGCCTGCACATCCTCCGGAACTTCGTCGACTACTGCGTCGAAAAGCGGTAG
- a CDS encoding uracil-DNA glycosylase, producing MTQMDGLDVVDCERCEELCESRSRIVNGVGPADADLLFVGEAPGANEDEQGEPFVGRSGDVLDETLRDVGLDRADVRITNCVRCRPPDNRDPHADELANCREYLETEIDRVDPEVVVTLGKVPAQHLLDRDVAVTGEAGTVHDVTVAGTPRPVLVCVHPAATLYDPSQKETFADTLAKAADFTDDESGQRRIGDF from the coding sequence ATGACTCAGATGGACGGCCTCGACGTCGTCGACTGCGAGCGCTGCGAGGAACTCTGTGAATCGCGCTCGCGGATCGTCAACGGCGTCGGCCCCGCGGACGCCGACCTCCTGTTCGTCGGGGAGGCCCCAGGCGCGAACGAGGACGAACAGGGCGAACCGTTCGTCGGCCGCAGCGGCGACGTCCTCGACGAGACGCTCAGGGACGTCGGCCTGGACCGCGCCGACGTCCGCATCACGAACTGCGTGCGCTGCCGGCCGCCGGACAACCGCGACCCCCACGCCGACGAACTCGCGAACTGCCGTGAGTACTTAGAGACCGAAATCGACCGCGTCGACCCCGAGGTGGTCGTCACGCTCGGGAAGGTGCCCGCCCAGCACCTGCTGGACCGGGACGTCGCGGTGACCGGCGAGGCGGGTACGGTCCACGACGTCACCGTCGCCGGAACGCCCCGGCCAGTGCTGGTCTGTGTCCACCCCGCCGCAACCCTGTACGACCCCAGCCAGAAAGAGACGTTCGCCGACACGCTCGCGAAAGCCGCCGACTTCACCGACGACGAGAGCGGGCAGCGACGCATCGGCGATTTCTGA
- a CDS encoding DUF99 family protein, whose amino-acid sequence MKAGVRALGIAESYRDTTSHLAGVVVRASRVVDGFVFDTCTVGGSDATTVVRAMVDRLDREDVRYLLLSGIALAWFNVLDLHRIHDETDLPVVSVTFEASPGLESAIQEAFDDPDVVADRLSTYRAQPDRHPVTVNDETVYVRAVGLPDAEAADVVRAFTPEGGRPEPLRVARLAARGLVDAD is encoded by the coding sequence GTGAAAGCGGGGGTCCGTGCGCTCGGTATCGCCGAGTCCTACCGGGACACGACCAGCCACCTCGCGGGCGTCGTCGTGCGTGCCAGCCGCGTCGTCGACGGGTTCGTCTTCGACACCTGTACCGTCGGCGGGAGCGATGCGACCACGGTCGTCCGTGCGATGGTCGACCGACTGGACCGCGAGGACGTCCGCTACCTCCTCCTCTCGGGCATCGCCCTGGCGTGGTTCAACGTCCTCGACCTGCACCGCATCCACGACGAGACTGATCTACCCGTCGTCTCGGTGACCTTCGAGGCCTCGCCGGGACTCGAATCAGCCATCCAGGAGGCCTTCGACGACCCCGACGTCGTCGCCGACCGCCTGTCGACCTACCGCGCCCAGCCCGACCGCCACCCCGTCACGGTGAACGACGAGACGGTGTACGTCCGCGCGGTGGGTCTTCCCGACGCCGAGGCCGCCGACGTCGTCCGCGCGTTCACGCCCGAGGGCGGCCGGCCAGAACCGCTCCGGGTCGCCCGACTGGCCGCGCGGGGACTGGTCGACGCCGACTGA
- a CDS encoding DUF5786 family protein: MGFGSYDESEQENQEYDTDFDDEDGLDAAENTHEGDVEYEFTASNDELLDRLKDIKEDEDVNEDRNT, from the coding sequence ATGGGGTTTGGGAGCTACGACGAGTCGGAACAGGAAAACCAGGAGTACGACACCGACTTCGACGACGAGGACGGACTCGACGCCGCGGAGAACACCCACGAGGGTGACGTCGAGTACGAGTTCACCGCATCGAACGACGAACTTCTCGACCGGCTGAAAGACATCAAAGAAGACGAAGACGTCAACGAAGACCGAAACACGTGA
- a CDS encoding ThuA domain-containing protein, with protein MVSVTVWNEFVHEQEDDAVAEVYPDGIHAVIADGLAERGHETRTATLEEPEHGLTETALDDTDVLVWWGHVAHHEVADDVVDRVAERVNDGMGLIVLHSAHASKPFQRLLGTPCDLTWREADERERLWVVDPGHPIADDLDDALVFDEAETYGEPFGIPEPDRLVFTSWFEGGEVFRSGCCFRRGRGRIFYFRPGHETYPIYHRDDVQQVLDNAVRWATPTEGADAYAGNRNVDAPESR; from the coding sequence ATGGTCTCCGTCACCGTCTGGAACGAGTTCGTCCACGAGCAGGAAGACGACGCCGTCGCCGAGGTGTACCCAGATGGCATCCACGCTGTCATCGCCGACGGGCTGGCCGAGCGCGGCCACGAGACTCGGACAGCCACGCTCGAGGAACCCGAGCACGGCCTCACCGAGACCGCGCTCGACGACACCGACGTCCTGGTGTGGTGGGGCCACGTCGCGCACCACGAGGTCGCCGACGACGTGGTCGACCGGGTCGCCGAGCGCGTCAACGACGGGATGGGTCTCATCGTCCTTCACTCGGCTCACGCCTCGAAGCCGTTCCAGCGCCTCTTGGGCACGCCCTGTGACCTCACCTGGCGCGAGGCCGACGAGCGCGAGCGCCTGTGGGTCGTCGATCCCGGCCACCCCATCGCCGACGACCTGGACGACGCGCTGGTCTTCGACGAGGCCGAGACGTACGGCGAACCCTTCGGTATCCCCGAGCCCGACCGCCTCGTCTTCACCTCCTGGTTCGAGGGCGGCGAGGTGTTCCGCAGCGGCTGTTGTTTCCGTCGCGGCCGCGGGCGAATCTTCTACTTCCGACCCGGGCACGAGACGTATCCCATCTACCACCGCGACGACGTCCAGCAGGTGCTCGACAACGCCGTCCGGTGGGCGACGCCGACCGAAGGGGCCGACGCCTACGCCGGCAACCGCAACGTCGACGCCCCGGAGTCGCGCTGA
- a CDS encoding MBL fold metallo-hydrolase: MEVHNVTADAETFTCNAYLALGDRTVLVDAGAMDGVVDVILEHTDALDAVVLTHQHGDHVQQLDAVLDAFDADLYAYAAHPRRTHELADGDTVQVGDEDCEVVYTPGHADDHVSLVSERSLFSGDVVVHDDGAFEGGSFGRTDRPGQSRERLIESIQDLLDRLPDSVEDMYSGHGGVFHGDVRAIVERALERAERREPKYPDE; this comes from the coding sequence ATGGAAGTCCACAACGTCACTGCCGACGCCGAGACGTTCACCTGTAACGCCTATCTCGCGCTCGGGGACCGGACGGTGCTCGTCGACGCGGGTGCGATGGACGGCGTCGTCGACGTGATTCTCGAGCACACCGATGCGCTCGACGCCGTCGTCCTGACCCACCAGCACGGCGACCACGTCCAGCAGCTCGACGCCGTCCTCGACGCGTTCGACGCCGACCTGTACGCCTACGCCGCGCATCCGCGTCGGACACACGAACTGGCCGACGGCGACACGGTCCAGGTCGGCGACGAGGACTGCGAGGTGGTGTATACGCCGGGCCACGCCGACGACCACGTCTCGCTCGTCTCAGAGCGGTCGCTGTTCTCGGGCGACGTGGTCGTCCACGACGACGGCGCGTTCGAGGGCGGGTCGTTCGGCCGCACTGACCGGCCCGGCCAGTCTCGAGAGCGACTCATCGAGAGCATCCAGGACCTGCTCGACCGGCTGCCCGACAGCGTCGAGGACATGTACTCGGGCCACGGCGGCGTCTTCCACGGTGACGTGCGAGCAATCGTCGAGCGGGCGCTCGAACGGGCCGAGCGGCGCGAGCCGAAGTATCCCGACGAGTGA
- a CDS encoding 50S ribosomal protein L40e, with translation MASFEAASDRLLNKQICMRCNARNPQRAEQCRKCGYGNLRPKAKEVRNA, from the coding sequence ATGGCTAGTTTCGAGGCTGCATCAGACCGACTTCTGAACAAACAGATCTGCATGCGCTGTAACGCCCGCAACCCGCAGCGCGCCGAGCAGTGTCGCAAGTGTGGCTACGGCAACCTCCGCCCGAAGGCGAAGGAAGTCCGCAACGCGTAA
- a CDS encoding DUF367 family protein: MELHVRYEGDDDPKKCSARKLARFDLAELHRATRSTPPGIVLNPFADQALSPADRPRHGDGARHGRLVALDCSWETAEREAFDLQGIHRSLPFLVAGNPVNYGTPFQLNTVEAFAGALCILGERDQAEEILSKFTWGHTFLELNEEPLARYADCADSTDVVAVQDDYLADE, from the coding sequence GTGGAACTCCACGTCCGCTACGAAGGTGACGACGACCCGAAGAAGTGCAGCGCCCGCAAACTCGCCAGGTTCGACCTGGCCGAGCTGCACCGCGCGACGCGCTCGACGCCGCCGGGTATCGTCCTCAACCCCTTCGCGGACCAGGCGCTGTCGCCGGCCGACCGCCCCCGCCACGGCGACGGCGCTCGACACGGCCGACTGGTCGCACTCGACTGCTCCTGGGAGACCGCCGAGCGCGAGGCGTTCGACCTCCAGGGTATCCACCGGTCGCTACCCTTCCTGGTCGCCGGGAACCCGGTCAACTACGGGACGCCGTTCCAGCTGAACACCGTCGAGGCCTTCGCCGGCGCGCTCTGTATCCTCGGCGAACGCGACCAGGCCGAGGAGATTCTCTCGAAGTTCACCTGGGGCCACACCTTCCTCGAGCTGAACGAGGAACCACTGGCGCGCTACGCCGACTGCGCGGACTCGACCGACGTCGTCGCGGTCCAGGACGACTACCTCGCCGACGAGTAG
- a CDS encoding peroxiredoxin, translating to MLAVGATAPRFELPAFVDESYRQVALEEFLGEDVVVLAFIPGDFNPACDEQSCDLEELDLFTMQKDVTVLGISPDSVYSHRAFADTYDLTIPLLADTDHEVARQYDVEFVDDLGQRLVERAVVVIDHDGVVQYTWSTTDPDRRPDVEPVKDAIGETGGDDTAFACYRVGHAHYTEGRRAFTAAMESFNESEWMLAQGDFQQAREEFEAAEDQFDTAARFVDDPTVATVYEGAQTKTNALWQAAAWLAKSANQYSSGNGVAGRTLREDAERRLEAARDYRDPPDPDQWPPDVVDLRRDGDRGAAGDLLPGAESETAALDVDIDAEVEPEADAASTAGEAEPDERERTAGAAEQQPAGDEDIDDEELAAIHAEVEASNPGDDTDPADGSSGDRTADESPDRAER from the coding sequence GTGTTAGCAGTGGGGGCGACCGCACCGCGGTTCGAGCTACCGGCGTTCGTCGATGAGTCGTACCGCCAGGTGGCGCTCGAGGAGTTCCTCGGCGAGGACGTGGTCGTGCTCGCGTTCATCCCCGGCGACTTCAACCCGGCCTGTGACGAGCAGTCCTGTGACCTCGAGGAGCTCGACCTCTTTACGATGCAGAAGGACGTCACCGTCCTCGGCATCAGTCCCGATTCGGTGTACAGCCACCGGGCGTTCGCCGACACCTACGACCTCACGATTCCGCTCCTCGCCGACACGGACCACGAGGTCGCCCGGCAGTACGACGTCGAGTTCGTCGACGACCTCGGCCAGCGTCTCGTCGAGCGCGCCGTCGTCGTCATCGACCACGACGGCGTCGTCCAGTACACCTGGAGCACGACCGACCCGGACCGGCGCCCGGACGTCGAGCCCGTGAAAGACGCCATCGGCGAGACGGGCGGCGACGACACCGCCTTCGCCTGCTACCGGGTCGGCCACGCCCACTACACCGAAGGACGGCGGGCGTTCACCGCCGCGATGGAGTCGTTCAACGAGTCAGAGTGGATGCTGGCCCAAGGAGACTTCCAGCAGGCCCGCGAGGAGTTCGAGGCCGCCGAAGACCAGTTCGACACGGCCGCCCGGTTCGTCGACGACCCGACCGTCGCCACCGTCTACGAGGGAGCACAGACGAAGACCAACGCGCTGTGGCAGGCCGCAGCGTGGCTCGCGAAGTCGGCCAACCAGTACTCCAGTGGCAACGGCGTCGCGGGACGGACGCTCCGCGAGGACGCGGAACGCCGCCTCGAGGCGGCCCGTGACTACCGTGACCCCCCGGATCCCGACCAGTGGCCGCCGGACGTCGTGGACCTGCGACGCGACGGTGACCGTGGAGCCGCAGGCGATCTGCTCCCCGGAGCGGAGAGCGAAACGGCGGCCCTCGACGTCGACATCGACGCCGAAGTCGAACCTGAAGCGGACGCAGCATCCACAGCCGGCGAGGCGGAACCAGATGAGCGTGAGCGGACCGCCGGTGCGGCCGAACAGCAGCCGGCGGGCGACGAGGACATCGACGACGAGGAGCTGGCGGCGATACACGCCGAAGTGGAAGCGAGCAATCCGGGCGACGACACCGACCCGGCGGACGGCTCATCGGGAGACCGGACCGCCGACGAGTCGCCGGACCGGGCCGAGCGATGA
- a CDS encoding nuclear transport factor 2 family protein codes for MGIDDRARAYYRAIDGHDYQALSDLLTADFVHDRPDRTIDGRDRFVRFMRAERPQTDTTHPIDGVYEPSEGDADEIVARGRLLDADGDPLARFVDVFEFDGDRIRRVETYTA; via the coding sequence GTGGGGATAGACGACCGCGCCCGGGCGTACTACCGGGCGATAGACGGCCACGACTACCAGGCGCTGTCGGATCTGCTCACCGCGGACTTCGTCCACGACCGGCCCGACCGGACCATTGACGGTCGGGACCGCTTCGTCCGGTTCATGCGCGCGGAGCGCCCGCAGACCGACACGACCCACCCAATAGACGGCGTCTACGAACCGAGCGAGGGCGACGCCGACGAAATCGTGGCTCGGGGCAGACTGCTCGACGCCGACGGCGACCCGCTCGCGCGCTTCGTCGACGTCTTCGAGTTCGACGGCGACCGAATCCGGCGAGTCGAGACGTACACCGCCTGA
- a CDS encoding NUDIX hydrolase: protein MTNPSAPLRNGETARDSGQFRYRTGAKALVTSASKVLLVRERHADGQPFWTLPGGGVHPHEAPEDGLTRELREELHCQSHVGSPCAQFCYVHESLESTVSLYTVFDCALLSDPIPDTGEGIDDFGWFGPASLPATTLPQVTHICHQVADLPEQRAVADD from the coding sequence ATGACGAACCCGTCGGCCCCCCTCCGAAACGGCGAGACGGCGCGTGATTCCGGGCAGTTCCGGTACCGGACCGGCGCGAAGGCGCTGGTGACGTCCGCGTCGAAGGTCCTCCTGGTCAGGGAACGCCACGCGGACGGCCAGCCGTTCTGGACGCTCCCCGGCGGCGGCGTCCATCCACACGAGGCCCCCGAGGATGGACTGACCCGGGAGCTCCGCGAGGAGTTACACTGTCAGTCACACGTCGGCAGTCCGTGCGCGCAGTTCTGTTACGTCCACGAGAGCCTGGAGTCGACGGTGTCGCTGTACACGGTGTTCGACTGCGCGCTGTTGTCGGACCCGATACCCGACACGGGAGAGGGAATCGACGACTTCGGGTGGTTCGGCCCGGCATCGCTACCGGCCACGACGCTACCGCAGGTCACACACATCTGCCACCAGGTCGCGGACCTCCCGGAGCAGCGGGCCGTCGCCGACGACTGA